Proteins from a genomic interval of Streptococcus oralis:
- a CDS encoding LemA family protein — MTWIILGVLALIVIFVIVSYNGLVKNRMQTKEAWSQIDVQLKRRNDLLPNLIETVKGYAKYEGSTLEKVTELRRQVAAATSPAEAMKASDALTRQISGIFAVAENYPELKASANFIKLQEELTNTENKISYSRQLYNSVVSNYNVKLESFPSNIIAGLFGFKAADFLQTPEEEKAVPKVDFSGLGD; from the coding sequence ATGACTTGGATTATTCTTGGAGTTTTGGCTCTGATTGTTATTTTTGTGATTGTTAGCTATAACGGTTTGGTTAAAAATCGTATGCAGACCAAGGAGGCTTGGAGCCAGATCGATGTTCAGTTGAAGCGTCGTAATGATCTCCTCCCAAACTTGATTGAAACAGTCAAAGGCTATGCCAAATATGAAGGTTCTACCTTGGAAAAAGTAACAGAACTTCGTAGACAAGTAGCTGCAGCAACTTCACCAGCAGAAGCTATGAAGGCCAGTGATGCCCTTACCCGCCAGATTTCTGGTATCTTTGCAGTAGCAGAGAATTACCCAGAATTGAAAGCTAGTGCTAACTTTATCAAATTGCAAGAAGAGTTGACCAATACAGAAAATAAAATTTCTTACTCTCGCCAACTCTACAACAGTGTTGTCAGCAACTACAATGTAAAACTTGAAAGCTTCCCAAGTAATATCATCGCAGGACTATTTGGCTTTAAAGCTGCAGACTTCCTTCAAACACCTGAAGAGGAAAAGGCAGTTCCTAAAGTTGACTTTAGCGGTTTAGGTGACTAA
- the htpX gene encoding zinc metalloprotease HtpX — protein sequence MLFDQIASNKRKTWILLLVFFLLLALVGYAVGYLFMRSGLGGMIIALIIGLIYALTMIFQSTEIVMSMNGAREVDEQTAPDLYHVVEDMAMVAQIPMPRVFIIEDSSLNAFATGSNPQNAAVAATSGLLAIMNREELEAVMGHEVSHIRNYDIRISTIAVALASAITLLSSMAGRMMWWGGAGRRRSDNDRDGNGLEIIMLVISLLAIVLAPLAATLVQLAISRQREFLADASSVELTRNPQGMINALRKLDNSEPMHHHVDDASSALYINDPKKGGGLQKLFYTHPPISERIERLKHM from the coding sequence ATGTTGTTTGATCAAATTGCGAGCAATAAACGAAAAACTTGGATTTTGTTGCTGGTTTTCTTCCTACTCTTGGCCTTGGTTGGTTATGCGGTTGGCTATCTCTTCATGCGCTCAGGTCTTGGGGGTATGATTATTGCCTTGATTATCGGTCTTATCTACGCTCTGACCATGATCTTTCAATCGACAGAGATTGTCATGTCTATGAATGGGGCGCGTGAGGTTGATGAGCAAACAGCACCAGACCTCTACCATGTAGTGGAAGATATGGCCATGGTCGCTCAGATTCCTATGCCGCGTGTTTTCATCATTGAGGATTCTTCTTTAAATGCCTTTGCAACAGGTTCGAATCCGCAGAATGCAGCTGTCGCAGCTACTTCGGGTCTTCTGGCTATCATGAATCGCGAGGAACTGGAAGCTGTTATGGGGCATGAGGTCAGTCATATCCGAAACTACGATATCCGCATTTCGACCATTGCTGTTGCCCTTGCCAGTGCTATTACCCTTCTGTCTAGTATGGCAGGACGGATGATGTGGTGGGGTGGCGCAGGTCGCAGACGGAGTGATAATGATCGCGATGGAAATGGTTTGGAGATTATCATGCTTGTTATCTCTCTCTTAGCCATTGTTCTAGCACCTCTCGCGGCAACTTTGGTGCAACTTGCAATTTCCCGTCAGAGGGAATTTCTGGCGGATGCATCCAGTGTGGAGCTGACTCGCAATCCTCAAGGGATGATCAATGCCTTGCGCAAGTTGGATAATAGCGAGCCAATGCATCACCATGTCGATGATGCCAGCAGCGCTCTGTACATCAATGATCCCAAGAAAGGTGGTGGACTCCAAAAACTATTTTACACCCACCCACCTATATCAGAACGAATCGAACGCTTGAAACACATGTAA
- a CDS encoding ATP-binding cassette domain-containing protein, with amino-acid sequence MHYRHSRKGNNMIKINHLTITQNKDLRDLVSDLTMTIQDGEKVAIIGEEGNGKSTLLRALMGEALPDFTIKGDIQSDLQSLAYIPQKLAEDLKKKTLHDYFFLDSADLDYSILYRLAEELHFDSDRFASDQEIGSLSGGEALKIQLIHELAKPFEILFLDEPSNDLDLETVDWLKSQIQKTRQTVIFISHDEDFLSQTADTIVHLRLVKHRKEAETLVEHLDYDSYSDQRKVSFAKQSQQAANDQRAYDKTMEKHRRVKQNVETALRNTKNDVAGRLLAKKMKNILSQEKRFEKEVQSMTQKPLDEEQIQLFFSDIQPLPASKVLVQLEKDSLSIDERILAQELRLTIRGQDKIGIIGPNGVGKSTLLAKLQKLLSAKREISLGFMPQDYHKKLQLDLSPVAYLSKTGEKEELQKIQSHLASLNFSYPEMQHQIRSLSGGQQGKLLLLDLVLRKPNFLLLDEPTRNFSPTSQPEIRKLFASYPGGLITVSHDRRFLKEVCTSIYRLTEEGLEVVDLQDL; translated from the coding sequence ATGCACTATCGACATTCTAGAAAGGGCAACAATATGATAAAAATCAATCATCTAACCATCACGCAAAACAAAGATCTACGAGATCTTGTATCTGACCTAACCATGACTATCCAAGACGGGGAAAAGGTTGCTATTATTGGTGAAGAAGGAAATGGCAAATCGACTTTACTACGAGCTTTAATGGGGGAAGCATTACCTGATTTTACTATCAAGGGCGACATTCAGTCTGACCTTCAATCACTGGCCTACATTCCTCAAAAACTAGCTGAGGACCTGAAAAAGAAAACTCTACATGACTACTTCTTTTTGGATTCTGCTGATTTAGACTACAGTATTCTTTATCGTTTGGCGGAGGAGTTGCACTTTGATAGCGACCGTTTTGCTAGCGATCAAGAAATTGGCAGTCTATCAGGGGGCGAGGCTTTGAAAATTCAGCTCATACATGAATTAGCCAAACCCTTTGAGATTCTATTTTTAGATGAACCTTCAAATGACCTAGACCTTGAGACGGTTGATTGGCTAAAAAGTCAGATTCAAAAAACCAGGCAAACTGTTATTTTCATCTCCCATGATGAAGACTTTCTTTCTCAAACGGCAGATACTATTGTCCACTTGCGACTGGTCAAGCATCGAAAAGAAGCGGAAACGCTAGTCGAGCATTTAGACTACGATAGCTATAGTGACCAGAGAAAGGTTAGTTTTGCCAAACAAAGTCAGCAAGCTGCTAACGACCAGAGAGCTTATGACAAAACCATGGAAAAGCATCGTCGCGTCAAGCAAAATGTAGAAACTGCCTTGCGTAACACTAAAAACGATGTTGCTGGGCGCTTACTGGCTAAAAAGATGAAAAATATACTCTCTCAAGAAAAACGCTTTGAAAAGGAAGTCCAGTCCATGACCCAAAAGCCACTTGACGAGGAACAAATCCAACTTTTCTTTTCAGACATCCAACCATTACCGGCTTCTAAAGTCTTAGTCCAACTGGAGAAGGATAGTTTGTCCATTGACGAGCGCATTTTAGCTCAGGAGTTACGACTAACGATCCGTGGCCAAGATAAAATCGGTATCATCGGGCCAAATGGTGTTGGGAAATCAACTCTGTTAGCCAAGTTACAAAAACTGCTCAGCGCCAAAAGAGAGATTTCGCTTGGTTTTATGCCACAAGATTACCATAAAAAACTGCAATTGGATCTATCTCCAGTAGCCTATCTCAGCAAAACTGGGGAAAAAGAGGAACTACAGAAAATCCAATCCCACCTAGCCAGTCTCAATTTCAGCTATCCAGAGATGCAGCACCAAATTCGCTCCCTATCTGGCGGTCAACAGGGTAAACTTCTACTTTTGGATTTAGTGTTGCGAAAACCAAACTTTCTACTTCTGGATGAGCCTACACGTAATTTTTCTCCCACTTCTCAACCCGAAATCAGAAAACTCTTTGCCTCCTATCCAGGCGGTCTAATCACTGTTTCGCATGACAGACGCTTCTTAAAAGAGGTCTGTACGAGTATCTATCGTTTGACAGAGGAAGGTTTGGAAGTCGTTGATTTACAAGATTTATAA
- a CDS encoding YceD family protein encodes MKLNIQEIRKQPEGLHFEQALDLAADLRKRNQEILDVKDILAVGKVQYEDRLYFLDYQLSYTIVLASSRSMEPVELAESYPVTEVFMEGATNQLDQEVLDDDLVLPIENGEIDLAESVADNILLNIPIKVLTAEEEAGQGFVSGNDWQIMTEEEYQAQQAVKKEENSPFAGLQGLFNGDE; translated from the coding sequence ATGAAGTTAAATATTCAAGAAATTCGTAAGCAGCCTGAAGGTCTACACTTTGAACAAGCTTTAGACCTGGCAGCAGACTTGCGTAAACGAAATCAAGAGATTTTAGATGTCAAAGATATCCTTGCAGTGGGGAAGGTGCAGTATGAAGACCGTCTGTATTTTTTAGACTATCAGTTGTCATATACCATTGTTCTTGCTTCCAGCCGCAGTATGGAGCCAGTTGAGTTGGCAGAGTCTTATCCAGTGACAGAGGTTTTCATGGAAGGAGCAACCAATCAACTAGACCAGGAAGTTCTAGATGATGACTTGGTCTTGCCTATCGAAAATGGGGAAATCGACCTTGCTGAGAGCGTAGCAGATAATATCTTGCTCAATATCCCAATCAAGGTCTTGACGGCAGAAGAAGAGGCGGGCCAAGGATTTGTGTCAGGAAATGACTGGCAAATCATGACTGAGGAAGAATACCAAGCCCAACAAGCAGTCAAGAAAGAAGAAAACAGTCCTTTTGCAGGTTTACAAGGACTATTTAATGGAGACGAGTAG
- the nth gene encoding endonuclease III, producing MVLSKKRARHVIEEIIALFPDAKPSLDFTNHFELLVAVMLSAQTTDAAVNKATPGLFAAFPTPQAMSVATESEIASHISRLGLYRNKAKFLKKCAQQLLDDFDGQVPQTREELESLAGVGRKTANVVMSVGFGIPAFAVDTHVERICKHHDIVKKSATPLEVEKRVMDVLPPEEWLAAHQAMIYFGRAICHPKNPECDHYPQLYDFSNV from the coding sequence ATGGTTTTATCCAAGAAACGTGCCCGTCATGTCATAGAGGAAATTATTGCCCTTTTTCCAGATGCTAAGCCTAGTCTTGATTTTACTAATCATTTTGAACTACTGGTTGCAGTGATGTTGTCAGCCCAGACCACAGATGCCGCAGTAAATAAGGCCACACCAGGCCTCTTTGCAGCCTTTCCAACGCCTCAAGCCATGTCTGTCGCGACTGAAAGTGAAATTGCCTCACATATTTCCCGTCTAGGACTGTATCGAAATAAGGCTAAATTTCTTAAAAAATGTGCCCAACAGTTACTAGACGATTTTGACGGTCAAGTGCCTCAGACTCGAGAGGAATTAGAAAGTCTAGCAGGAGTTGGTCGCAAGACAGCCAATGTTGTCATGAGTGTGGGCTTTGGAATTCCAGCTTTTGCAGTGGACACTCATGTGGAGCGGATCTGTAAGCATCACGATATCGTTAAAAAATCAGCTACGCCACTTGAAGTAGAAAAACGTGTCATGGACGTTCTACCACCAGAAGAGTGGTTAGCAGCCCACCAGGCCATGATTTACTTTGGACGAGCTATCTGCCATCCCAAAAATCCAGAATGCGATCACTATCCCCAATTATATGATTTTAGTAATGTTTAA
- the pyrR gene encoding bifunctional pyr operon transcriptional regulator/uracil phosphoribosyltransferase PyrR: MKTKEVVDELTVKRAITRITYEIIERNKDLNKIILAGIKTRGVFIAHRIKERLEQLENITVPVVELDTKPFRDDVKSGEDTSLISVDVTDREVILVDDVLYTGRTIRAAIDNIVGHGRPARVSLAVLVDRGHRELPIRPDYVGKNIPTSRSEEIIVEMTELDGQDRVLITEEA, from the coding sequence ATGAAGACAAAAGAAGTTGTAGACGAATTGACTGTCAAACGAGCGATTACGCGAATTACTTATGAGATTATTGAGCGCAATAAAGATTTGAATAAGATTATCCTAGCTGGGATAAAAACGCGTGGTGTTTTCATCGCTCATCGTATCAAAGAACGCTTGGAGCAGTTGGAAAATATCACTGTTCCTGTTGTGGAATTGGACACCAAACCTTTCCGTGATGATGTTAAAAGCGGAGAAGATACTTCTTTGATTTCTGTTGATGTGACAGACCGTGAAGTTATCTTGGTGGATGATGTGCTTTATACAGGTCGTACCATCCGTGCTGCTATCGATAACATTGTCGGACATGGTCGTCCTGCGCGCGTGAGTCTTGCGGTGCTAGTAGATCGTGGACATAGAGAATTGCCAATCCGTCCAGATTACGTTGGGAAAAATATCCCAACCAGTCGTTCTGAAGAAATCATCGTAGAGATGACAGAACTTGATGGCCAAGACAGAGTTCTGATTACTGAAGAAGCTTAG
- a CDS encoding aspartate carbamoyltransferase catalytic subunit: MSENQQALNHVVSMEDLTVDQVMKLIKRGIEFKNGAQLPYEDHPIVSNLFFEDSTRTHKSFEVAEIKLGLERLDFDVKTSSVNKGETLYDTILTLSALGVDVCVIRHPEVDYYKELITSPTIKTSIINGGDGSGQHPSQSLLDLMTIYEEFGHFEGLKVAIAGDLDHSRVAKSNMQILKRLGAELFFAGPEEWRSQEFADYGQFVTIDEIVDQVDVLMLLRVQHERHDSGAVFSKEDYHAQHGLTQERYDRLKETAIIMHPAPVNRDVEIADHLVEAPKSRIVQQMTNGVFVRMAILESVLASRNAN; this comes from the coding sequence ATGTCAGAAAATCAACAAGCATTGAACCATGTGGTGTCCATGGAAGACCTCACTGTCGATCAAGTGATGAAATTGATTAAGCGAGGAATTGAGTTTAAAAATGGAGCCCAGCTTCCTTATGAAGACCATCCGATTGTTTCAAATCTTTTCTTTGAGGATTCTACACGGACACATAAGTCCTTTGAAGTGGCAGAGATTAAGCTAGGGCTGGAGCGACTGGACTTTGATGTGAAGACCAGCTCAGTAAACAAGGGTGAGACACTGTATGACACAATCCTAACCTTGTCTGCGCTTGGTGTAGATGTCTGCGTGATTCGCCACCCAGAGGTCGATTATTACAAAGAATTGATTACGAGTCCAACCATTAAGACTTCCATCATCAATGGTGGAGATGGTTCAGGTCAACATCCTAGTCAGAGCTTGCTTGATTTGATGACCATTTATGAGGAATTTGGTCACTTTGAGGGTCTCAAGGTTGCTATTGCAGGTGACTTGGATCATTCACGTGTTGCCAAATCCAATATGCAAATTTTGAAACGCTTGGGAGCTGAACTTTTCTTTGCAGGACCTGAGGAATGGAGAAGTCAAGAGTTTGCGGACTATGGACAGTTTGTAACTATTGATGAGATTGTTGATCAGGTGGATGTTTTGATGTTGCTCCGCGTTCAACATGAACGCCATGATAGTGGTGCAGTCTTTTCAAAAGAAGACTACCATGCCCAACATGGTTTGACTCAAGAACGTTATGATCGCTTAAAAGAAACAGCAATAATCATGCACCCAGCTCCAGTTAATCGAGATGTGGAAATTGCTGACCACTTGGTTGAAGCTCCAAAATCACGCATTGTCCAACAAATGACCAACGGTGTCTTTGTTCGAATGGCAATCTTAGAATCCGTATTGGCGAGTAGAAACGCCAATTAA
- a CDS encoding carbamoyl phosphate synthase small subunit, whose amino-acid sequence MTKRLLVLEDGTVFEGKAFGADIDVTGEIVFNTGMTGYQESITDQSYNGQILTFTYPLVGNYGINRDDYESIIPTCKGVVVFEEARRASNWRNQMTLDEFLKAKKIPGISGIDTRALTKIIRKHGTMRATLTHVGDSMDHVTDQLQATVLPTDNIKQVSTKTSYPAPGVGLSVVLVDFGLKHSILRELSKRNCNVTVVPYSTTAEEILHLNPDGVMLSNGPGNPEDVPEALDMIRGVQGKIPIFGICMGHQLFAMANGAKTYKMKFGHRGFNHAVREIATGRIDFTSQNHGYAVSREDLPDHLIITHEEINDKSVEGVRHRYQPGFSVQFHPDAAPGPHDASYLFDEFIEMMEAFKQSN is encoded by the coding sequence ATGACAAAAAGACTTCTAGTATTAGAAGATGGCACAGTTTTTGAAGGCAAGGCCTTCGGAGCAGATATTGATGTAACAGGCGAAATCGTCTTTAACACAGGGATGACCGGCTACCAAGAGTCCATTACAGACCAGTCTTATAATGGACAAATCTTGACCTTTACTTATCCTTTGGTGGGAAATTATGGAATTAATCGTGATGATTACGAATCCATTATTCCGACTTGTAAGGGAGTTGTCGTTTTTGAAGAAGCACGTCGAGCTAGCAACTGGCGCAACCAAATGACGTTGGATGAATTTTTGAAAGCCAAGAAAATTCCAGGGATTTCAGGAATTGATACGCGTGCACTTACCAAGATTATTCGTAAGCACGGTACTATGCGTGCAACCTTGACTCATGTTGGAGACAGTATGGACCATGTAACTGACCAGCTTCAAGCAACAGTCCTGCCGACAGACAATATCAAGCAGGTTTCTACTAAAACTTCCTATCCAGCTCCAGGAGTTGGTTTGAGTGTGGTCTTAGTAGACTTTGGTCTTAAACACTCAATTTTACGTGAACTTTCCAAACGAAACTGTAATGTGACCGTCGTTCCGTATTCAACAACAGCGGAAGAAATTCTCCACCTCAATCCTGACGGAGTTATGTTGTCAAATGGTCCAGGTAACCCAGAAGATGTTCCAGAAGCACTGGACATGATTCGTGGTGTGCAAGGAAAAATTCCAATTTTCGGAATTTGTATGGGACACCAACTCTTTGCCATGGCAAATGGGGCTAAGACCTACAAGATGAAGTTTGGTCACCGCGGATTTAACCACGCGGTACGTGAGATTGCTACAGGCCGTATAGACTTCACCAGCCAGAACCACGGTTATGCAGTTAGCCGTGAGGACTTGCCAGATCATTTGATCATTACCCACGAAGAAATCAATGATAAATCAGTTGAAGGAGTTCGCCACAGATACCAACCAGGTTTTTCTGTACAATTCCACCCAGACGCAGCTCCTGGTCCTCATGATGCAAGCTACCTCTTTGACGAGTTTATCGAGATGATGGAAGCTTTTAAACAATCAAACTAA
- the carB gene encoding carbamoyl-phosphate synthase large subunit encodes MPKRTDIQKIMVIGSGPIIIGQAAEFDYAGTQACLSLKEEGYEVVLVNSNPATIMTDKEIADKVYIEPITLEFVTRILRKERPDALLPTLGGQTGLNMAMELSKNGILDELGVELLGTKLSAIDQAEDRDLFKQLMEELEQPIPESEIVNTVEEAVAFAASIGYPVIVRPAFTLGGTGGGMCANEEELREIAENGLKLSPVTQCLIERSIAGFKEIEYEVMRDSADNALVVCNMENFDPVGIHTGDSIVFAPAQTMSDYENQMLRDASLSIIRALKIEGGCNVQLALDPHSFKYYVIEVNPRVSRSSALASKATGYPIAKLAAKIAVGLTLDEVINPVTGSTYAMFEPALDYVVAKIPRFPFDKFEKGERRLGTQMKATGEVMAIGRNIEESLLKACRSLEIGVHHNEMPELAAVSDDALIEKVVKAQDDRLFYVSEAIRRGYTPEEISELTKIDIFYLDKLLHIFEIEQELGAHPQDLEVLKTAKLNGFSDRKIAELWETTADQVRQLRLENKIVPVYKMVDTCAAEFDSETPYFYSTYGWENESIKSDKESVLVLGSGPIRIGQGVEFDYATVHSVKAIQAAGYEAIIMNSNPETVSTDFSVSDKLYFEPLTFEDVMNVIDLEQPKGVIVQFGGQTAINLAEPLAKAGVTILGTQVADLDRAEDRDLFEQALKDLDIPQPPGQTATNEEEAVLAARKIGFPVLVRPSYVLGGRAMEIVENEEDLRSYMRTAVKASPDHPVLVDSYIVGQECEVDAISDGENVLIPGIMEHIERAGVHSGDSMAVYPPQTLSQKVQETIADYTKRLAIGLNCLGMMNIQFVIKDEKVYVIEVNPRASRTVPFLSKVTNIPMAQVATKLILGQSLEELGYQDGLYPESTRVHIKAPVFSFTKLAKVDSLLGPEMKSTGEVMGSDTTLEKALYKAFEASYLHLPTFGNVVFTIADDAKDEALDLARRFQNIGYGILATEGTATFFASHGLEAQPVGKIGDDEQDIPSYVRKGKIQAIINTVGTKRTADEDGEQIRRSAIEHGVPLFTALDTANAMLKVLESRSFVTEAI; translated from the coding sequence ATGCCTAAACGTACTGATATTCAAAAAATTATGGTGATTGGTTCTGGTCCGATTATTATTGGTCAGGCTGCTGAGTTTGACTACGCTGGGACCCAGGCTTGCTTGTCTTTGAAAGAGGAAGGTTATGAGGTTGTCTTGGTGAACTCAAACCCTGCCACTATCATGACGGATAAGGAAATTGCGGACAAGGTCTACATCGAACCGATTACACTGGAGTTTGTGACACGTATTCTCCGTAAGGAACGCCCAGATGCTTTGCTTCCAACTCTTGGTGGTCAAACAGGGCTCAATATGGCCATGGAATTGTCTAAAAACGGTATTCTAGATGAATTGGGAGTAGAACTTCTGGGTACTAAATTATCTGCTATTGATCAAGCGGAGGACCGTGACCTCTTTAAACAATTGATGGAAGAGCTTGAGCAACCAATTCCAGAATCTGAAATTGTCAACACAGTTGAAGAAGCGGTAGCCTTTGCTGCTTCAATCGGTTACCCAGTTATCGTCCGTCCAGCCTTTACCCTAGGTGGTACTGGTGGTGGTATGTGTGCCAACGAGGAAGAATTGCGTGAAATCGCTGAAAATGGGTTGAAACTGTCACCTGTTACCCAATGTTTGATTGAACGTTCAATCGCAGGTTTCAAAGAAATCGAATACGAAGTCATGCGCGATTCAGCTGACAATGCCCTCGTTGTTTGTAACATGGAAAACTTTGACCCAGTTGGAATTCATACAGGAGATTCCATTGTATTCGCCCCTGCGCAAACCATGTCAGACTATGAAAACCAAATGCTTCGTGACGCGAGCTTGAGCATTATCCGCGCTCTCAAGATTGAAGGTGGGTGTAACGTTCAGCTGGCCCTTGATCCGCATAGCTTCAAGTACTATGTTATCGAAGTAAACCCTCGTGTATCGCGTTCGTCAGCCCTTGCTTCTAAGGCGACGGGTTATCCGATTGCTAAATTGGCAGCTAAGATTGCCGTCGGTTTGACCTTGGATGAGGTTATTAACCCAGTCACGGGTTCAACCTATGCCATGTTTGAACCAGCCCTTGACTACGTGGTTGCCAAGATTCCACGTTTCCCATTTGACAAGTTTGAAAAAGGTGAGCGCCGTCTTGGGACACAGATGAAGGCCACTGGAGAAGTCATGGCTATCGGTCGAAACATCGAAGAATCTCTCCTTAAGGCCTGTCGCTCCCTTGAAATTGGGGTGCACCACAATGAAATGCCGGAACTTGCAGCAGTTTCTGATGATGCTTTGATTGAAAAGGTTGTGAAAGCCCAAGATGACCGTCTCTTCTACGTTTCAGAAGCTATTCGCCGTGGTTACACACCAGAAGAAATTTCTGAATTGACCAAGATTGATATCTTCTATTTGGATAAACTCTTGCATATCTTTGAAATCGAGCAAGAATTGGGTGCCCATCCACAAGATTTAGAAGTTTTGAAAACAGCTAAACTCAATGGTTTCTCAGACCGTAAGATTGCGGAGCTTTGGGAAACGACTGCCGATCAAGTTCGTCAACTTCGCTTGGAAAACAAGATTGTCCCAGTCTACAAGATGGTCGATACTTGTGCGGCAGAGTTCGACTCTGAAACGCCATATTTCTATTCAACCTATGGATGGGAAAATGAGTCTATCAAGTCTGACAAGGAATCTGTACTAGTCCTAGGTTCGGGTCCAATCCGAATCGGTCAAGGGGTTGAGTTTGACTACGCAACTGTTCACTCGGTTAAGGCTATTCAGGCCGCTGGTTATGAAGCTATTATCATGAACTCAAACCCAGAGACCGTTTCTACAGACTTCTCGGTATCTGACAAGCTCTACTTTGAACCATTGACTTTCGAAGATGTGATGAATGTTATCGACTTGGAGCAACCAAAAGGCGTTATCGTTCAGTTTGGTGGTCAAACAGCTATCAACCTTGCGGAGCCATTGGCAAAAGCAGGTGTGACCATCCTTGGTACGCAAGTCGCTGACTTAGACCGTGCCGAAGACCGTGACCTCTTCGAGCAGGCCCTTAAAGACTTGGATATTCCTCAGCCACCAGGTCAAACAGCAACTAATGAAGAAGAAGCTGTGCTTGCAGCTCGCAAGATTGGTTTCCCAGTCTTAGTTCGCCCATCTTATGTTTTAGGTGGACGTGCTATGGAAATCGTTGAAAACGAAGAAGACCTCCGTTCTTACATGCGTACAGCTGTTAAGGCTAGTCCAGACCACCCAGTTCTTGTTGACTCTTACATTGTTGGGCAAGAGTGTGAAGTTGATGCCATCTCAGACGGAGAAAATGTCCTTATCCCTGGTATCATGGAGCACATCGAACGTGCCGGTGTCCACTCAGGTGACTCAATGGCCGTTTACCCACCACAAACCTTGTCTCAAAAGGTGCAGGAAACCATCGCAGACTATACCAAACGCCTAGCAATCGGTCTTAATTGTCTTGGGATGATGAACATCCAGTTTGTCATCAAGGACGAAAAAGTCTATGTTATTGAGGTCAATCCACGTGCCAGCCGTACGGTGCCATTCCTTTCTAAAGTGACCAATATTCCGATGGCTCAGGTAGCAACTAAGCTCATTCTTGGTCAAAGTCTTGAAGAACTTGGCTACCAAGATGGCCTTTATCCAGAAAGCACTCGCGTTCATATCAAGGCGCCTGTCTTCTCCTTTACGAAACTAGCTAAGGTAGACAGCTTACTAGGCCCTGAAATGAAGTCAACAGGTGAAGTTATGGGTTCTGATACAACTCTTGAAAAAGCTTTGTACAAGGCCTTTGAAGCTTCTTATCTTCACTTACCAACCTTCGGGAATGTTGTATTCACTATTGCAGATGATGCTAAAGATGAAGCCTTGGACTTGGCTCGCCGTTTCCAAAATATTGGCTATGGTATCCTCGCAACAGAAGGGACAGCAACCTTCTTTGCCAGTCATGGACTAGAAGCCCAACCTGTTGGTAAGATTGGTGACGATGAACAGGATATCCCAAGCTATGTTCGTAAAGGAAAAATCCAAGCGATCATCAATACTGTCGGAACCAAACGAACTGCTGACGAAGATGGTGAGCAAATCCGTCGTTCAGCCATTGAACACGGTGTGCCACTCTTTACAGCCCTAGATACTGCTAATGCCATGCTTAAGGTGCTTGAAAGCCGTAGTTTTGTCACAGAAGCGATCTAG